The following are encoded together in the Mycosarcoma maydis chromosome 4, whole genome shotgun sequence genome:
- a CDS encoding uncharacterized protein (related to NCL1 - tRNA (cytosine-5-)-methyltransferase / probable Orotate phosphoribosyl transferase): MARGGNRGGGRGGGRGRGRGGGRGRGGGGRGGGRGGHNAQALRQSYCPSDQKNARLEAYYIDQGILDPCEWATFMDYLRTPLPTTFRLTAGKETTPQLVKALQDIYIPFLSNVTFDGEKVDPPKTLPWYPDGLGWHLNTKKNVIRKSPEFKRFHQFLVHETDVGSISRQEAVSMLPPLFLDVQPHHLVLDMCAAPGSKTAQLIESLHSPFTSGPSAYNPMPTGLVIANDSDTKRAHMLVHQSQRLPSPNLLVTNLDASNYQSIQVPWKAADEGAEVIQTAMKYDRILADVPCSGDGTIRKNVPIWKEWTPNNAVGLHALQLKILMRGLNQLREGGRLVYSTCSMNPIENEAVVAEALRRFEGKVRIVDCSSKLPELVRRNGLTTWRAAPGRGAHLFGKSKYAKQKAAKATAGTDGEAGLVDADMKDADGQVDEAAAAIDAAPQEPEAEAEVEAEAEAEAQAEAEAEAEATQPEIGSAEYRDRLPEIAWINDWDQLNELDADLASRTPKSLWPQGDEEALGMQHCMRLYPHLQDTGGFFVALLEKVGNPDDEGMAAGMIRAMEHLDAMRPDGESLTNAVKRELSAEVDADQPAAKKMKEDDGSAVAAETEAEPIQVDQAAEDTNVKEDKHAADRARKASQQKAVSEGHGIPGGLPYKEDPFAYIPPSNEQVQACKKFFDLKDTFPLRNLLVRNEDHQPLRSVYLTSTTARAVITGGGPGRGNHPHMNPISLRLINCGIKSLGRQDAGRDGTLECKWRIISDAILSVRPHMGERTVLKAELKDLAFLIAHHYPILDNVPGEFGELLKSKKMGSYVVDVLPSEHEGRKLDYKLSFPIWRAVNSVNLMLDKQEKSALSFRIFDTDLSSVDGARQFSSQPSKKAKAVKPAESQLSDQEDAARAAMSCSNQGALAAVGAATPAPVELAAYQCEYIQLALDSAILKFDGPYTLKSGRSSPYFFNAGLFNTGGKVAKVAECYAKRIVESGVQFDVLFGPAYKGIPLAAATSMALQLNHGIDVGFCFNRKEAKTHGEGGSLVGAELKGRVLILDDVITAGTAINEAMDILASHPQASLAGVVIALDRQEKSATNGIPGTTSAITQVELRYNTKVYSVVTLDQIIHFMQTDQPKYADKIAKMIEYRIQYGTSDVAKAQAAAATNKA, encoded by the exons ATGGCTCGTGGAGGTAaccgaggaggaggacgtGGAGGCGGTCGTGGTCGTGGCCGCGGCGGAGGACGGGGAcgtggaggaggaggtcgCGGTGGCGGGCGTGGAGGTCATAACGCTCAGGCGCTGAGACAGTCGTACTGCCCCAGTGACCAGAAGAATGCGCGTCTGGAGGCCTACTACATCGACCAAGGCATCCTGGACCCTTGCGAGTGGGCCACGTTCATGGACTATCTTCGCACCCCTCTGCCGACCACCTTCCGACTGACAGCCGGAAAGGAGACCACACCACAGCTTGTAAAAGCACTTCAGGATATCTACATTCCTTTCCTGTCCAATGTCACGTTTGACGGCGAAAAGGTAGACCCACCCAAGACGCTACCTTGGTATCCTGACGGTCTCGGATGGCACCTCAACACCAAGAAGAACGTCATTCGAAAGTCGCCCGAGTTCAAGCGGTTCCACCAGTTCCTCGTCCACGAGACTGACGTTGGCTCGATCAGTCGTCAGGAGGCtgtgtcgatgctgccacctctcttcctcgatgTACAGCCTCACCATCTTGTTCTCGACATGTGCGCCGCGCCTGGTTCCAAGACGGCTCAGCtgatcgagtcgctccACTCGCCCTTCACTTCAGGCCCTAGCGCCTACAATCCGATGCCGACCGGTCTTGTGATTGCCAACGACTCTGACACCAAGCGTGCTCACATGCTTGTGCACCAATCGCAGCGACTCCCCTCTCCGAATCTGTTGGTCACCAACCTGGATGCTTCCAACTACCAGTCGATCCAGGTGCCCTGGAAGGCGGCTGACGAGGGTGCTGAGGTGATTCAGACTGCCATGAAGTACGATCGCATTCTCGCCGACGTTCCATGCTCTGGCGACGGCACCATCCGAAAGAATGTGCCAATCTGGAAGGAGTGGACGCCCAACAACGCCGTCGGCCTCCACGCTCTTCAGCTCAAGATTCTCATGCGCGGTCTCAACCAGCTTCGCGAGGGCGGACGTCTCGTCTACTCGACGTGCTCCATGAACCCGATCGAGAACGAGGCGGTTGTTGCCGAGGCTCTGCGACGCTTCGAAGGCAAGgtgcgcatcgtcgactGCAGCTCCAAATTGCCCGAGCTTGTGCGAAGAAACGGTCTCACCACCTGGAGAGCTGCGCCCGGTCGAGGCGCTCACCTGTTTGGCAAGTCGAAATACGCCAAGCAgaaggctgccaaggcAACTGCCGGTACGGATGGAGAGGCGgggctcgtcgatgccgacatgAAGGATGCAGACGGCCAAGTAgacgaggctgctgctgccatcgatgctgcgccACAAGAGccggaagcggaagcggaagtagaagcagaagcagaagcagaagcgcaagccgaggcggaggcagaggcggaGGCGACACAGCCCGAGATTGGGTCCGCCGAGTACCGTGACCGCCTTCCCGAGATTGCATGGATCAATGACTGGGACCAGCTGAacgagctcgatgctgatctCGCCTCGCGCACTCCCAAGTCGCTCTGGCCGCAGGGCGATGAGGAGGCGCTTGGCATGCAGCACTGCATGCGTCTGTACCCTCATCTGCAAGACACTGGTGGCTTCTTTGTGGCGCTACTCGAAAAGGTCGGCAACCCTGACGACGAGGGTATGGCTGCCGGTATGATCCGCGCCATGGAACACCTTGATGCGATGCGACCCGATGGTGAGTCGCTCACCAACGCGGTCAAGCGAGAGCTCTCGGCTGAAGTAGACGCCGACCAGCCTGCCGCCAAGAAGATGAAGGAGGACGACGGATCTGCGGTCGCGGCTGAAACTGAGGCTGAGCCCATCCAAGTTgaccaagcagctgaaGACACGAACGTCAAGGAGGACAAGCATGCGGCTGATCGCGCACGCAAAGCTTCTCAGCAGAAAGCTGTCTCTGAAGGTCACGGCATTCCTGGTGGACTTCCCTACAAGGAAGATCCGTTTGCCTATATCCCACCATCCAACGAGCAGGTTCAAGCCTGCAAAAAGTTTTTCGATCTCAAAGACACGTTTCCTCTGCGCAACCTGCTCGTGCGAAACGAAGATCACCAACCTTTGCGATCGGTCTACCTCACTTCTACCACGGCTCGTGCCGTGATTACCGGCGGTGGTCCCGGTCGCGGTAACCACCCACACATGAATCCGATCTCGCTGCGCCTGATCAACTGTGGCATCAAGAGTCTCGGTCGACAGGACGCTGGCCGCGACGGCACGCTCGAGTGCAAATGGAGGATCATCTCGGATGCTATCCTGTCCGTTCGACCTCACATGGGCGAACGAACTGTGCTGAAAGCCGAGCTGAAAGATCTCGCCTTCCTCATCGCTCACCACTATCCGATCCTGGACAATGTGCCTGGAgagtttggcgagctgctcaagagcaagaaaaTGGGAAGCTACGTGGTTGATGTGCTTCCCTCGGAACACGAAGGTAGGAAACTCGATTACAAATTGAGCTTTCCCATCTGGAGAGCGGTCAACAGTGTCAACCTGATGCTGGACAAGCAAGAGAAGAG CGCGTTGTCGTTCCGAATCTTTGACACGGActtgtcgagcgtcgaCGGCGCAAGACAATTTTCATCTCAACCATCCAAGAAAGCCAAGGCGGTAAAGCCGGCTGAGTCGCAACTGTCGGATCAAGAAGACGCTGCACGAGCCGCCATGTCTTGCTCGAACCAAGGTGCTCTGGCTGCAGTTGGAGCTGCCACACCAGCGCCGGTCGAGCTGGCTGCGTATCAGTGCGAGTACATCCAGCTGGCGCTCGATTCGGCAATTCTCAAATTCGATGGACCGTACACGTTGAAATCGGGTCGATCTAGTCCGTACTTTTTCAATGCTGGCTTGTTCAACACGGGTGGCAAGGTGGCCAAGGTGGCCGAGTGTTATGCCAAGCGAATTGTCGAGTCGGGCGTGCAGTTTGACGTGTTGTTTGGTCCTGCGTACAAGGGGATTCCGTTGGCGGCGGCCACTTCGATGGCGCTTCAGCTGAACCATGGGATTGATGTGGGATTCTGTTTCAATCGCAAGGAAGCCAAGACGCATGGTGAAGGTGGTTCGCTCGTCGGCGCCGAGCTGAAAGGCCGAGTTCTGATTCTCGACGACGTCATTACCGCAGGTACAGCGATCAACGAGGCCATGGACATCCTCGCTTCTCATCCTCAAGCGTCTCTTGCCGGCGTAGTCATCGCTCTCGACCGCCAAGAAAAATCCGCCACCAACGGCATCCCCGGCACAACCTCGGCCATCACCCAGGTCGAACTTCGCTACAACACAAAAGTCTACTCCGTAGTCACTCTCGACCAAATCATCCACTTCATGCAAACTGATCAGCCCAAATACGCCGACAAAATCGCAAAGATGATCGAATACAGAATCCAGTACGGCACCAGCGACGTCGCCAAGGCTCAAGCTGCCGCCGCTACTAACAAGGCTTGA
- a CDS encoding putative glutamine-tRNA ligase has product MPPKVDVNDPENARLLKLFESLNLTGNRAIETLTNPKHVAAIESVIAHNHLTNKQIDPKASALIISASTAKDASNQPARDYIVSRILDASLTSSDQVNAAYKYLSSLNSEPDKAAFDKECGVGVVVTPQQSRKAVDDYIASHRSELDPVDGWPKLGSILSGVKASPDMRWANAVDLKDAVDAALLATYGPKKPPPPKEKKKPSASTSAHPKKEAAPAGPVDPDAMFKEGFLASLHKPGENPQIKPELKQQHLAATKGMVMTRFPPEPNGFLHIGHSKAIAVNFGFARFHRGLCYLRYDDTNPEAEEEKYFTSILETVRWLGFEPFKVTYSSDYFQQLYQLAVELIKRGKAYVDHSTPEEIKEQRGGPERGPRKPSRFRDRPVQESLQDFEDMKNGKYAPGKVTLRMKQDIENGNPQMWDLIAYRVLEASHHRTGKDWCIYPTYDFTHCLVDSFENISHSLCTTEFILSRESYEWLCDALEVYKPRQSEYGRLALQGTVMSKRKILKLVKERYIEDWDDPRMFTLIALRRRGVPPGAILSFVSALGVTTAKSTIQISRFDQAVRQYLELSTPRLMMVLNPLKVTIENLPDDHFQEIEKPLHPKAPEMGTNKIPFTRTVYIDSSDFRTEDSKDYFRLAPGKTVGLLQVPFPITCQSFKTNDQGVPIEVIATYGDTSSAKPKTYIQWVAEHAPSQSPVKVDETRIFHQLFTSDDPAAEENFLDHVNPDSLEIVRGAMVEVGFWDVAKRSVEHARKEAAQRTERAEADAAKARSETETSATEGAGAGAPQRTADQLVGKELVRFQGMRTAYFALDRLSGDLGLFGDKQKGGKIVLNRIVSLKEDAKKDDKAVASPVAKKAK; this is encoded by the exons ATGCCGCCCAAGGTCGATGTCAACGATCCAGAGAATGCAAGGCTTCTCAAGCTCTTCGAATCGCTCAATCTGACCGGAAACAGAGccatcgagacgctcacAAACCCAAAGCACGTCGCTGCTATCGAGAGCGTTATCGCACACAACCATCTCACTAACAAACAGATCGACCCCAAGGCGTCCGCACTCATCATATCTGCATCCACCGCCAAAGATGCTTCCAACCAGCCCGCCAGAGACTATATCGTATCACGCATCCTCGACGCCAGCCTCACATCGTCCGATCAAGTTAACGCAGCATACAAGTACCTCTCATCCCTCAACAGCGAGCCAGACAAGGCTGCTTTTGACAAGGAATGCGGTGTTG GCGTCGTCGTAACACCACAACAATCTCGCAAGGCGGTAGATGACTACATTGCATCTCACCGATCCGAACTCGATCCCGTTGATGGTTGGCCGAAACTCGGCTCGATCCTCTCTGGCGTCAAAGCTTCGCCCGACATGCGATGGGCCAACGCAGTCGACCTCAAGGACGCCGTAGATGCGGCGCTCCTAGCTACATATGGTCCCAAAAAGCCACCTCCTCCCaaggaaaagaagaagccatctgcttccacctcggccCACCCCAAAAAGGAAGCTGCACCAGCTGGTCCCGTCGATCCAGACGCCATGTTCAAGGAAGGCTTCCTCGCCAGTCTCCACAAACCCGGCGAAAACCCCCAGATCAAGCCAGAGCTCAAACAACAGCACCTCGCCGCTACCAAGGGCATGGTCATGACGCGTTTCCCACCAGAACCCAACGGCTTTCTCCACATTGGTCACAGCAAGGCCATCGCCGTCAACTTTGGCTTTGCCCGCTTCCATCGCGGTCTCTGTTACCTCCGATACGACGATACCAACCCCGAGGCAGAAGAGGAAAAGTACTTTACCAGCATCCTCGAGACAGTTCGATGGCTTGGCTTCGAACCCTTCAAGGTCACCTACTCGAGTGACTACTTCCAGCAGCTCTACCAGCTCGCCGTCGAACTCATTAAGCGTGGCAAGGCTTACGTCGATCACTCGACACCCGAAGAGATCAAGGAGCAGCGCGGTGGTCCCGAGCGCGGTCCACGCAAGCCTTCACGCTTCCGCGATCGTCCCGTTCAAGAGTCGCTTCAGGACTTTGAGGACATGAAGAACGGCAAATACGCCCCAGGCAAAGTCACGCTTCGGATGAAGCAGGACATCGAGAATGGCAACCCGCAGATGTGGGATCTGATCGCCTACCGTGTCCTCGAAGCTTCACACCACCGCACCGGCAAGGACTGGTGCATCTATCCCACCTACGACTTTACCCACTGTCTCGTCGATAGCTTTGAAAACATCAGCCACTCGCTCTGCACCACCGAGTTTATCCTCTCGCGCGAATCCTACGAGTGGCTGTGCGACGCGCTCGAGGTGTACAAGCCACGTCAGTCCGAGTACGGCCGTCTGGCGCTCCAGGGAACCGTCATGTCGAAGCGCAAGATTCTCAAACTCGTAAAGGAGCGCTACATCGAAGACTGGGATGACCCGCGCATGTTTACCCTCATCGCTCTTAGGCGTAGAGGTGTACCTCCCGGTGCGATCCTGTCCTTTGTTAGCGCGCTTGGCGTCACCACAGCCAAATCCACCATCCAGATCAGTCGGTTCGATCAAGCTGTGCGACAATACCTCGAGCTTTCGACGCCACGTTTGATGATGGTGCTCAACCCGCTCAAGGTGACCATCGAGAACTTACCCGACGACCACTTCCAGGAGATCGAAAAGCCTCTGCATCCCAAGGCGCCCGAGATGGGCACCAACAAGATCCCCTTCACCCGCACTGTCTACATCGACTCGTCCGACTTCCGCACCGAGGATAGCAAGGACTACTTCCGTCTGGCCCCAGGCAAGACGGTAGGTCTGTTGCAGGTACCCTTCCCCATCACATGTCAATCGTTCAAGACCAACGACCAGGGTGTACCGATCGAAGTGATTGCCACGTACGGCGATACAAGCTCGGCCAAGCCCAAGACATACATCCAGTGGGTAGCAGAGCACGCTCCCTCGCAAAGTCCtgtcaaagtcgacgagACACGCATCTTCCACCAGCTCTTCACCTCGGACGATCCGGCAGCTGAGGAGAACTTCTTGGACCACGTCAACCCGGATTCTCTCGAAATCGTGCGCGGTGCTATGGTCGAGGTTGGTTTTTGGGATGTGGCCAAgcgcagcgtcgagcacgCTAGAAAGGAGGCTGCTCAGCGCACCGAAAGagccgaagccgatgcGGCCaaagcgagaagcgagaccGAGACTAGTGCAACCGAgggtgctggtgcaggTGCTCCTCAACGTACTGCTGATCAACTGGTGGGCAAAGAGTTGGTCCGCTTCCAGGGTATGCGTACCGCCTACTTTGCGCTCGATCGCTTGAGCGGCGATTTGGGCCTCTTTGGTGATAAACAGAAGGGCGGCAAGATTGTGCTCAACAGGATCGTCTCGTTGAAAGAGGATGCAAAGAAGGACGATAAGGCAGTCGCGTCACCGGTGGCCAAGAAAGCCAAGTAA